The Streptomyces sp. R28 region CCAGGCCCTGGTTGAGCTTCTCGCGGTTGGACAGCAGATCGTCCAGGTCGCTCTTGCCGATGATCGAGCGCAGCGACGTCTGCGCCATCTGGGAGACGGCGAAGCGGTAGTCCTCGACGTTGATGATCGCGGCCGACGCGTCCACGACCTTGAAGTACACGACCGCGTCGACCCGCACGGTGACGTTGTCGCGGGTGATGCCCTCCTGTGCGGGCACGGGCATCGTCACGATCTGCATGTTGACCTTGTGGAGCCGGTCCACGGCGGGGACGATCAGCGTGAATCCCGGATCGCGTACGGTGCCTCGCAGGCGTCCGAGCCGCAGGATCACCCCGCGTTCGTACTGCTTGACGACCCGCGCGGCAGCCGCGAGGTACACCAGTCCCGCCACGCCGACACCTACGGCCGCGCCCAGCAGCTCCTCGACCATGGCGACCTCCTCACTGAGAGGCCCGTTCCGTATGCTCCTGTAACGATATGCCCGGTGTCTGGTCCGGGGCCATGGACGCCCCCGGACCGGACACCGGGCAAGGGGTCATACGCCGGTCAGGGCGCCGTGACCCGCACCGGTTCCGTCCCTGCCGCGCTGTGTCGCTCGGCCCAGGTCTCCAGGGCCGTACGGCAGGCGTGGTCGAGGTGGTGCAGGCCGGACAGGTCCAGCTCCACCGGGCGGTCCTGGGGCAGGGCCTCCAGGCTGTCGAGGATCTTCGGCAGCCTGAGGAAGGTCGCGTTGCCCGACAGGTGCGCCTGGATCGGTCCGGCGCCCTTGTCGATGACCTCCAGCTTCACGTGCGAGGCTTCCCAGGCGGTCTTGGCGACCGACAGGGCCAGACCGATGAGCACGCCCTCGAACATGTTCACCGCGACGATCGAGACGGCGGTGACGACGAGGATCAGCGCCTCGCCCCGGTGGCCCCGCCACAGGGAGACGATCCCGCGGAAGGGGATGAGCTTGAAGCCCGCGTGGACCAGGATGCCCGCCAGCGCGGGGATCGGGATCAGCGCCAGCGTGGCGGGCAGCAGCGCCGCGAACAGCAGCAGCCACACGCCGTGCATGACACGGGACGCCTTGGTCTTCGCGCCCGCCTGAACGTTGGCGGAGCTGCGCACGATGACCGCCGTCATCGGCAGCGCGCCGAGCACACCGCAGACGGTGTTGCCCGCGCCCTGCGCCATCAGCTCCTTGTCGTACTCGGTGCGCGGCCCGTCGTGCAGCCGGTCCACGGCCGCGGCGCTGAACAGCGACTCGGCCGACGCGATGAGCGTGAAGGCGACGATCGTGGCGAGCACACCGACGTTGGCGAGCTCGCCGAAGGCGCTCAGGGAGGGCGGCTGGATGGAGCCCAGCAGGCCCTTGACCTCGACGGTGGCGACCGGCAGCGAGAACACGGCGGCCGCCGCTGTCGCCAGACCGACCGCGGCGAGCGGACCCGGAACGGTGCGCACCTTGCTCGGCATCCGCTTCCACAGCACCAGGACGGCGATGGTGCCGGCGCCCAGTCCGATCGAGGCCAGCGCCCCGGTGTTCCCGACGGCCTCGGCGAGCGCGCCGGGAAGCCCGGCTATTTTCTCCAGGCCGGAGGCGGGCGCCTTGGCGTCCGCGACCGCGTAGAGCTGCCCGGCGATGAGCACAAGGCCGATACCGGCCAGCATGCCTTCGACGACGGAGACCGAGATGGCCCGGAACCAGCGCCCCAGCTTCAGGGCGCCCATGAGGAGCTGGAGCAGGCCGGTGGCGAGCACGAGCACACCGAGGACCGGCAGCCCGAACTCCTGGACGGCCTCGAAGACCAGCACGGTCAGACCGGCGGCGGGTCCGGAGACCTGAAGGCTGCTGCCGCGCATCATGCCGGTGACGATGCCGCCGACTATGCCGGTGACGAGTCCGAGCTCGGCGGGCACTCCGGAGGCGACGGCGACGCCGACGCACAGCGGCAGTGCGACCAGGAAGACGACCAACGAGGCGGCGAAGTCCCGCCGCAGGTGGGGGAATTTGGTCATCATGGCGATCACAGCGCCTCGAACGCGTCGGTCTCGGCGCTGTGGGCGCGCACGGCGCCCTTGTGCACCTCGTAGTACCAGGCGTGCAGGCTCAGTTGACGCTCCTTCACCTTCTTCTCGATGAACGGGTACGAGCGCAGCCGCAGCAGCTGCGTCAGCACATGGGCCTGGACGCCTTCGGCGACCTCCGGATCCTCCACGGCGCCCGAAGGGCGCGGGGTGGCGTGCGAGAGCCAGTCGCGCACGGCCGGTACGGCGTCCAGGTCGTCGCCGCGCACGAGCGCGCCGACGGCACCGCAGTGCGAGTGGCCGCAGACCACGATGTCGCTGACGCCGAGGACCTCCACGGCGTACTCGATGGTGGCCGCCTCGCTGGTGGGGTGCTCGGAGATGTACGGCGGGACGATGTTGCCCGCGGTGCGCAGCTCGAAGAGCTCGCCGGGGCGGGCGCCCGTGATGAGGGCGGGTACGACGCGAGAGTCGGAGCAGGTGATGAAGAGAACCTGCGGGGACTGCCCTTCGGCCAGCTTGGCGAACTCCTCAGGGCGCTGTCCGAACGTACGGGCGTTGTCGATGAGGGGCTGCATATGTGGTGACTCCTCCTGGCGCGCTGCAGTTGCGCGTCGGGGTTTACATGACAGAGGTGGGGGGGGGGAACTGCTCTGCTCCTCAGCAGCGGAAGACCTGAAGTCCCGCCGGAGTGTGGGACGTCGAGGATCTCGACGTGCGCTGGTGCGCGGTGCCGGCTCTGGCCGGCTGGTGCGCGGACGCGGGGTCCCGGGCGATCAACGGTCGGTCGGGCGCCTGGGGCCCGGAGTCGGCGAAGCGCGGATGGTCACGGGTGCGCAGCGGACCGGTCGGGTCCCCATCACCCGATGGCACGCAGTGGCGGGACGTGAGGGTTTCGTCGCGCAGCGCCTTCCCGGAGAGCTTGATTCCGGGCTGGGCTTTGGCCTTTGCCTGACTGACTGTGTGCGCGTGTGCGAAGGATGTGGCGGGTGCGAAGAACTGGAGGGTGAGCAGGACGGCGGCGAGGATCGAAACCGCGGTCCGAACCGTCACACCTCGAAACATGCGCCCCCCCTCTCGTAAATCCACGCCTCTTGAACGCGCCAACACTTGGTCAACCGTTGGTCAAGAAATACCTTAGCCCGGCAAAGTCGTTTGCAGGGTTAACTTAACGTTTCCAGCTGAAGAGAGCCTGAAACGTGACGGTGGCATGGCTTGAACTCCCCCTTGACCTGGGGGAGTTGGCCGATTGGAAGGCGTCAGGCGGTGACGAGGCCCTGCGCGTCACGCGCCAGGGCGGTGAGGCGCGAGATGGCGCGGAAGTACTTCTTGCGGTAGCCGCCCTTGAGCATGTCCTCGCTGAACAGCTTGTCGAACGGCAGCCCGGAGGCCAGGACCGGGACCTCACGGTCGTAGAGCCGGTCCGCGAGGACGACGAGCCGCAGCGCGGTGGACTGGTCCTCAATCGGCTGGACGTCGGTGAGGCACACGGCGTTCAGACCATCGGTCAGAGCGCCGTAACGACTGGGGTGGACGCGGGCGAGGTGGTCCAGCAGATGCGGGAAGTCGTCGAGCGAGGCGCCCTCGGTGGCGTACGCCGCCTTCGTCACCTGCTCTTCGGAGTACGGCGCCGGCGCCTCGGGCAGGCCGCGGTGGCGGTAGTCCTCGCCGTCGATGCGCAGCGCGCGGAAGTGCGCCGACAGGCCCTGGATCTCCCGCAGGAAGTCGGCCGCCGCGAAGCGGCCCTCGCCGAGCTTGCCGGGGAGGGTGTTGGAGGTGGCGGCGAGCGCGACGCCCGCGTCGACGAGCTTGCCGAGCAGGGTCGAGACGAGGACGGTGTCGCCGGGGTCGTCGAGCTCGAACTCGTCGATGCAGAGGAGTCGGTGGCCGGAGAGGGTCTGGACCGTCTGCTGGAAGCCGAGGGCGCCGACGAGGTTCGTCAGTTCCACGAAGGTGCCGAAGGCCTTGAGGGACGGCTCGGCCGGGGTGGCGTGCCAGAGGGAGGCGAGCAGGTGGGTCTTGCCGACGCCGTAGCCGCCGTCGAGGTAGACGCCGCGGGGTCCCGCGGGGGTCTTGGGCGCCTTGGGCCTGCCGAAGCCGAGGAAGCCGCGCCTGGCCTTGCCGGCGCCGCTGGCGTGCGCCCCGCCGAGCCCGGCGGCGAAGCCCTCCAGGACACCGACCGCCTCGGTCTGGCTGGCCTGGTTCGGGTCCGGTATGTAGGTGCTGAACCGGACCGAGTCGAAGCGCGGCGGCGGCACCATCTCCGCGACCAGCCGGTCCGCGGGGACGTGCGGCGCGCGGGCGCACAGGGACAGCGGGCTCGCTTCGGCTATCGGATGCGGACCGGAGGCGGCGGAGGAGGACGACACGGTTCACCATGCTAATCGCCGTGCCACACTCCTTGACATGCGACGCCTGTTCCCTGTGACCGATGAAACAGCAGCGAGGGCCTCCGGCGGTCCGGCCGGGGAGGAGGGGGTTGGAGCTGTCGATGCCGGGGATGGCCTTCCCGCGGGGGACCTGACCGAGGGCGAGTGGAGTCTCGCCGAGATCGCCGCCGCGTATGCCTATCCGGAGCCGGGGCCCGGCGGGGCGCAGCCCTGGCTGCGGGCCAACATGGTGTCCACGCTGGACGGGGCCGCCCAGCACGACGGCCGCTCGCAGCCCATCTCCACCGCGACCGACATGCGGATCTTCGGCACGCTGCGAGGTCTCGCCGACGTCGTGATCGTCGGCGCCGAAACGGTACGTCTGGAGGGGTACCGTCCGGCACGCGCGCGTGCGGAGTTCGCTGACGCGCGTGAGGCGGCCGGGCAAGGGCCTGCCCCGGCCATCGCGGTGGTCAGCGCGAGCCTGGACCTCGACTACAGCCTTCCGCTCTTCACCTCGCCCTCGGTGCCGACCCTCGTCCTCACCGGTGCCGCCGCGGCCCCGGACCGCATCGCGGCCGCCGAGAAGGCGGGCGCCCGGGTGGTGATCGCCGGTGACGGGGTCGGTGTCGACCCCGTACGTGCCGTCCAGGCCCTCGCCGAGCTCGGCCACACCCGGCTGCTGACCGAGGGCGGCCCACGGCTGCTCGGGCAGCTGGTGGCCGCCGGGGTGCTCGACGAGCTCTGTCTGACGATCTCCCCGATGCTCACCGCCGGTGACGCACAGCGCATCGCCGGAGGGCCCTCGGTGGCGGTGCCGAAGCGGTTCGAGCTGGTGTCGCTGCTGGAGGAGGAGGGGTTCCTGTTCGGCCGGTACCGGCGGACGTGAGGGCGGTTTGAGCGGTTCGGAAAAGGGTTCTATCGGTGTCGTGGCCCTGAAAACGGCGGAATCTACCGTTCCGTTTAGCTTCCGCCGGGCACACTGAAAGTCGCAGTCCCCGTGCGAGCGCGGGGCAGGATGGTTTCCGCAGAAGGGGCGCCCGGTGTTCACAAGCGTTTTGATGATCGAGAAGGCCCTGACGTCCGCCGACGTGGAGTTCGTCACCACCTTGCACGGGGACGAGCAGGTCGCCTTCCACGTGTTGCTCCAGCCGCGCGGTGAGCAGGCCGACAGGTTGTTGCGCGCCATCGACGACATCGCGCTCGGCGAGCTGGACGAGGCGGTCCGGGAGGGGCAGGCGCCGGAGGGTGAGGAGGCGCTGAGCACCGGGGAACGGGCGCTGGAGGTGTCGCTCACGGCCCTGCGCGGGACCGGGGCGGAGGCCGACGGGCGGCTGTTGGAGGACCATCCGCTGGATGCGCTCAAGGCCGTGGTGGACGAGGTCGGTGCGGACGAGGTGATCGTGTTGACCGACCCGCACTACGTGGAGGAGTTCTTCCACCGGGACTGGGCGTCGAGGGCTCGGCACAAGGTGGGGGTGCCGGTGCTGAAGCTCTTCTCGCACAGCAAGGTGTAAGGGAATGACGGCGGGGCGCCGTAGGGCCCCGCGTCCCATGCGCGAGGCCTGTCTCACCACCCAATAGGCTGGGGCCTCATCGTCGTACCGCAATCTTGGGAGAACACGCATGGCACCCGGCCTTCCCACCGCCATGGACCGACCGCACTTCATCGGCATCGGTGGGGCCGGTATGTCGGGGATCGCGAAGATTCTCGCGCAGCGTGGGGCCAAGGTGGCGGGCAGTGATGCCAAGGAGTCCGGGACGGCCGAGGCGCTTCGGGCGCTGGGCGTGACCGTGCACATCGGGCATGCGGCGGAGCACATCGCCGACGACGCCAGCTGTGTCGTCGTGTCGTCGGCGATCCGGCAGGACAACCCCGAGCTGGCCCGCGCCGCCGAGCTGGGCATCCCGGTGGTGCACCGCTCCGACGCGCTCGCCTCGCTGATGGACGGGATGCGCCCGATCGCCGTCGCCGGTACGCACGGCAAGACGACCACGACGTCGATGCTGGCGGTCTCCCTGAGCGAGCTGGGCCTCAAGCCGTCCTACGCCATCGGCGGCGACCTCGACGCCCCCGGCTCGAACGCCCTGCACGGCGACGGCGACATCTTCGTCGCCGAGGCGGATGAATCGGACCGCAGCTTCCACAAGTACGCGCCCGACGTCGCGATCGTCCTGAACGTCGAGCTCGACCACCACGCCAACTACGCGTCGATGGACGAGATCTACGAGTCCTTCGAGACGTTCGCGGACCGCATCACCGACGGCGGCACGCTGGTGATCTCGGCGGACCAGGACGGGGCGCGGGAGCTGACCCGGCGGGTCGCCGCGCACGACGTGCGGGTGGTGACGTACGGCGAGGCGGAGGACGCCGACGTACGGGTCCTGTCCGTGCTGGCGCAGGGGCTGAAGAGCCAGGTCACCGTCCTCCTGGGCGGCCAGGAGCTCACCTTCACGGTCTCCGTCCCCGGCCGCCACTACGCGCTCAACGCCGTGGCCGCGCTGGCGGCGGGCGCGGCGCTCGGTGTCCCGGCCGCCGAGCTGGCCCCCGCGCTGGCGGCCTACACGGGCGTCAAGCGGCGTCTCCAGCTGAAGGGCGAGGCCGCGGGCGTCCAGGTCATCGACTCCTACGCCCATCACCCGACCGAGATGACGGCCGACCTGGAAGCGATGCGCGCGGCCGCCGGTGACGCCCGCATCCTGGTCGTCTACCAGCCCCACCTCTTCTCCCGGACGCAGGAGCTCGGCAAGGAGATGGGCGATGCCCTCGCCCTCGCGGACTCCTCCCTGGTCCTGGACATCTATCCGGCCCGCGAGGACCCGATCCCCGGTGTCACCAGCGACCTGATCATCGAGGCGGCCCGGGCGGCGGACGCCGAGGTGACGGCGGTGCGCGACAAGGGCGAGGTGCCCGCGCTGATCGCGGGAATGGCGAAGCCCGGTGATCTCGTTCTCACCATGGGCGCGGGCGATGTCACCGACCTCGGCCCGCTCATCCTGGACCGCCTGTCGAAGTGAGGGGCAAGCACTCATGTCGTACGACGTCGAAAAGCCGGACGAGCAGTGGCGCACGGAGCTGACCCCGGCCGAGTACGCCGTCCTGCGCCAAGCCGGCACGGAGCCCGCCTTCACGGGTGAGTACACCAACACCAAGACGACGGGCGTCTACTCCTGCCGCGCCTGCGGCGCCGAACTCTTCACCTCCACCACCAAGTTCGAGTCCCACTGCGGCTGGCCGTCCTTCTACGACCCGAAGGACACCGACGCGGTGGAGCTCATCGAGGACCGCTCGCACGGGATGGCGCGGACCGAGGTCCGGTGCGCCCGGTGCGGGTCGCATCTCGGGCATGTCTTCGAGGGTGAGGGGTATCCGACCCCGACGGACCAGCGGTACTGCATCAACAGCATCTCGCTGCGGCTGACGCCGGACGAGGGCTGACCCGGGAGGGGTGCGGCCGCTGGTCGCGCTGGCACGCCGGATGCCGGTGTTCGTAGACTCGTAAGGGACGTCGACGCCCGGCCCCGGTGGTCAGTCCGGCCCGGTGCGGGAAGGCGGTGGCGCTGTATGTCGTACGTCGCGGTGAGTGTGATCAGCCATCCCGGGCTGTTGCGCGAGCGCAACGAGGACAGCCTCGTCGTCGGGCCGTGGACGCTGTGCGCCACCGTCACCGAGAATCCGCAGACCCTGATCTTCCCGCTCGGGACGCCCTTGGTCGTGGCCGTCGCCGACGGGCTGGGCGGGCATCCCGGCGGCGACGTGGCCAGTGCCCTGGTCGTCCGCCGGATCGCCTCGCTCGGTCCCGCCCTGAGCAGCGAGGTCGCCGTCCGTGACGCCCTGAACACCTGCAACCGCGCCGTGTACCAGGCGGCCGGGGGCGACGAGGCGGGCGCGCTGTCCGGCATGGGGTCGACGGTCGCCGGAGTTGTCGTACAGCCCGACTCGGTGCTGGCGTTCAACGTGGGCGACAGCCGGGTCTTCGCGGTCTCCGGCGACGGGCTGCGCCAGGTGAGCGTCGACGACAGCCCACCGCACCCGGCCGGGCACACCACCTCCCTCGTCACCCAGTGCCTCGGCGGCTCGCCGGCCTATCGCGCCGTCCAGCCCCATGTCATGGCCGAGTCCCTCACCCCCGGCGTTCGCTACCTCGTCTGCTCGGACGGGCTGACGGACCCGGTGAAGGAGGACGTACTGGAGGAGGTCCTGCGGGAGCACGACGACGGCCGGGCGGCCTTCGAGCTGTGGAAGGCCGCCATCGAGGCGGGCGGGCCCGACAACATCACCGTGGCCGTGGTGCGGGTCCAGGAGGAGTAGCGCGCGGGCCCGGGTGGTCGAGGGGCCGGGCGTCGACGGTGCGGTCGGCATCGCGGGCGAGGAGTTCGCGCCCGCCGGCCACGTCGCGTTCGCGCTGCGAGGGTGCCGGCGGCTCAGAGGACCTTGCGCTGGACCAGGATCGAGAGCACGAGTGCGCCCGGCAGCAGGGGTATCCAGACCGTCAGGACGCGGTAGCCGATGACCGTGGCCGCGGCGAGGCTCATCGGTGCGCCGAAGGTGACCATCGTGAACACCAGCGCCGCGTCGACGGGGCCGATGCCGCCCGGTGCGGGCACGGCGCCCACCGCGGTGCTGGCGAGCAGGAGGGCGAGGGTCGCCTGCGTCCAGGACAGCGGCAGGCCGAGCGCGAAGCCGACCGAGGCGATCACGCTCGCCTGGAGCAGCGGGGTGGCGGCGGCCCCGACCCACAGGGCGAGGACGCGGCTGGGCCGGGTGTGCAGGATCCGCGCGTCGGTCAGGGCGGCGCGTACGCAGCAGACGAGGGGGCGGCGCAGTGGCCGGACCGCTGCGGCGAGGGTGCCCGCGGTGGCGAGGGTGACCGTCACACCTGCGGCCACCAGGAGCAACGTCCGTTCGTCCGGGACGAGTGCGCCCAGGTGCAGCAGTTCGGGGAAGGCCACGAGGAAGCCGAGCAGCACCGCTGTCTTCGCGATCGGCTTGACCAGTGAGTACAGGGCGAGTGAGGCGGTGGCCCGGGCCAGGGGGATGCCGCGGTTCTGCAGGAAGCGCAGGGTGACGGCATGGGCGCCGATGCTCGCCGGCAGTACGTGGTTCGCGGCGCCGGCCGCGAACTGCGATGCGAGCAGCAGGCCGGGCGGGAGCCGTTCCGGTAGGGCCCCTTGGCGGACGCACGCGGCGGCCACCCAGCCCATGCAGGTGAAGAAGAGGCCGGCGAGCAGCCACCAGGGGTCGGCGGAGGCGAGCCGGGTGGCGCCGTCGGCGAAGGTGCGCCAGTCGGCCACCGCCCACGCTCCGATCAGCAGGAGCGGGAGCAGGGTCAGCGCGTGGCGGGTGAGGCGTGCGGGGGAGAAGGGGGAGCGGGTGGGGGCGCAGGCGGGAGCGGGAGCGGGAGCGGGGGCGGGACAGGCGGGCAGCGGTCCGGGGAGATCGCTGAGCGGGAGCGAGGACACGGCGCGGTCGTCCTTCCGCGTCACCGCCGCGCGGACGCGGGGCGACGGCTAGAGGGCGAGGCAGGAGGGGACGCCGAAAACGTGCCCGCCCGGTGTGACGCCGTGGTGTCCGGCAGCCGAAGCGACGTCGGCGGGTGAGCGACGCGACCGGGGAGGTTGCCCTGCCGTCGCCTGCGCCGAGGTGCCCGTGATGCTGCTGGGGCGCAGGGGTGGCTGTCCGGCGTCGCCCGCACCGGCCCGCCCCTGCGCCCGCTCTCACCGCATCCAGTGCCCCCCGGTGCTCCACCCCAGGAAGCGGCGGGCGCGGCCGCTGTCGGACGTGCCGGCCGGGTCGAAGGCGCCGCCCTCGGCGACCAGGAGCAGGCCTGCCAGGGCGGGGGCCAGTCGGGTCCTGACGTGGGCGGGGTGGCGGGCCGTCTCCTCGTCCAGGCCGGCGAGGAACCGCCGCTGTGCGTCGGGCGGGCACAGGGACAGGTGGAACAGCATCTGGCGCCAGGCGTACGCCGCGTCCTTGATGGTCGGCAGTGGACGCCGGTTGTCGTGCACGCGGGCGGTCAGGCGGCACACGGTGACGAAGCTGCGGTGCGCCAGGTCGGCCCAGCCGGGCTGCGGGGCGATGCCCACCCGGTGGACCAGCGTGGCCAGGTTGTGCGTGGTGAGGATCTGCGCCTGCTCGATCACCATGCCGTTCGCCGCAACCGACCAGGCCCCGGCCCCGGATGCGGCCCCGGATGCGGCCCCGGACGCGGTTCCGGCGCGCTCGGTGCACAGGCGCGCGAAACCGGGAGACGTACGGGCGCCGTACGAACGGCTCAGTGCCGCGCCCGTCTCGGTGATCGCCAGGTTGCGGATCGCCCCGTAGTCGATGCCGTAGTAGCGCTCGTACAGCGTGCCGCCCAGCAGCTCACCCGCGATCCGTGCCGCCGTGAGGAACTTCGGGCTGAACGTGTCCATGAAGATGTCGGCGGCCAGCTCCTCCACGAACGGGGCGCCCAGATCGCACTGGCGGGCCAGCACGACGAGCTCGCGGACGAGCGGGTTGGGCAGGATCGTGCCCGGGAAGGCCTGCACGGCCAGCTCGCCCAGCTGCCGCAGCACGTCGAGCGCGCCTTCTCCGTCCGGCTTGCCGATCACCGCGGCGCGCTGCCCGGACACCGCCCGCACCCAGGGCAGTTCCTCGACACGCACCTGCCCTTCCAGGTTGAGCAGGAGCAGGGAACGGCGGCCCCGGAACGCCCGGTAGTTCGCGGCCATCAGCGCCCGCAGTGTCGCGTCGCGGTACGCCTGCGCGGTGGTGGCGGCCACCAACTGCGGTACCAGCTCGGCCAGTACCTCGGCGGACGGGACGACGCCCTGCTCCACGAGCGTGCCGATCGGCGCGCTCAGCGCGGACTCGGCCACCTGCCGGATCGTCGGCGGTACGGCCGCCCCGGCGGGCAGGCCGGTCTCCCGGCTCTCCTCCTCCGTCACGGCGCGGACGAGCGGGGCGACGTCGGGTACGCCCGTCTCCTGGGGCAGTACGGAGAGCCGGCGCAGCACCAGTTGGGCCAGGGCGTGGTGGGAGGGGAGCGCCGCCTGCTCGGCCTGGCGTCGGCGCAGGGCCGTGTGCGGGGCGGAGCCGGGCAGGCCGCGTCGCCGCACCATGGACCGCACCGCGTGCCGCAGCAGACCGAGCCGGCGCGCGTCCAACGGCCGTCCGGCGACGGTCTCCTCCAGCGCGCCCCGCAGAATGCCCAGGTTCTCCTTGGGGTCGCGGTGCTTGGTGCAGCGGGTGTGTTCCGCGGCCAGGCGTCGGTAGCGGGCCAGCAGGGCGCCGCCGCGCGCCAACCAGTCGGCGTCCGGGGCGAGTTCGAGCGCCCGGCCGTCCTCTCCTGTCTCCAGCCAGTGCAGGAGCAGCTCGTCGCCGAACGGCTGCCATACGGCGAGTGCCTCGCGCTGGGTCTCGACGGCCGCGTTCGGGCGCCGCCGCACCAGGGTGTCGACGGCGTCGGAGACGGTGTGGCGGTGGACGGCCGCGGCGGCGTCCGCCGGGCCGGTCTCCGCTGCCGGACCCTCCGCCGGCCGGGGCAGCAGGCGCAGCCGGTCGGCGAACGGCTCCAGTTCGGCCGCGAGATCCAGCGCCGCGTCCGTCGCCCCGTGCCGCACCAGCCAGGCCATGGTGAGCAGCGCGGCCTCCTCGGGCACGCCGACCTCGTAGTCGCCGCTGTCCAGCCGGGCCCACAGCCAGATGAGTCCCGCCTCGGTGAGGCAGTGGGCGAAGAGCGCGCGCCGCTCGGCCGGTACCCCGAAACGCTCCCCCGCCTCGGTCTCGTACGGCTGGAGCGGGCCGCCCGCGCTCGGGGTTCCCGTGGCGAAGCCGCCCCGCACCACCTCGGGTGTCACCCAGGCCGGCAGCCCGGCCACCGGGGTGCGCGACCCCACCGTCAGCCGGCCCGCGGCCATCCCCGCGAGGACCGCACGCCAGCGCTGCCCGCGCACCTCGGCGCGGCGCCGGGTGCCGGGGTCCTCGTGGGTCAGCGCGGTCGTGAAGGCCTTGGCCAGCTGGGCTGCCACATAGGGCGGGGCCGCGGTGAGGGGCTGCTGCTCAGCGTTGTCGTTCATAGCCGGCGTGGCAGGTTCCGCCCCTGCGCCCTCCGGGTTTACAGCCCGGTGCTCTGCTACTGAGCTACACGCCGATGGAGGCCGAGGTTAGACGCCGGGGCGATCACCGTACAACCGCATTCTCGGCGGCCTCGTCGCGTTCCCGGCGCCCGACCCCTGGTAGACCGCTGTTGAATCAGCCAGCCATGGGAAGGTTGACTTTCGGCTGACCGAGCCAGAGCATTACCGGGGTGAGCCACTTCGAGCACATATCGCCCAGGTCGAGCGCACTCCCCGCCGCCCTGGACGAAGCCGCCCACCGCTGCCTCGTCGCCGGGTTCGACGGGGCCACGAGCGTGCCGGACACGCTCAAGGAGCTCGTCGACCGCGGCCTCGGCGGGGTCATCCTCTTCACCCGCAACATCCGCGACGCACAGCAGGTCCGCCGCCTCACGGACGAGCTGCGGGCCATCCGCCCGGACCTCCTCGTCGCCATCGACAACGAGGGCGGCGGGATCGGCCACCTGGTGAGCGCCGGCGCCCCCGACGTCCCCGGCTCCTACGCCCTCGGCGTCGCCGACGACACCGCCCTGACCGCCCGCTGCGCCGACGCGCTGGCCGCGCACCTGGCCACCCTCGGCATCACCGCCTCCTACGCCCCCGTGGCCGACCTCCAGCACCGGCCGGACAACCCGATCGTGCGCACCCGCTCCTTCGGCGCCGACCCCGAACTCGCCGCCCGCCATCTGCGCGCCTGGATCACCGCCACCGAGGCGCGCGGCATAGCCTCCTGCGCCAAGCACTTCCCGGGCCACGGCGGCACCGTCACCGACAGCCACCACGGCATGGCGGTCGACCCGAGGCCGTACGACGAACTCCGCGCCGACCTCGAACCGTTCCGCGCGGCCGTCGCCGCGGGCGTG contains the following coding sequences:
- a CDS encoding PP2C family serine/threonine-protein phosphatase, which gives rise to MSYVAVSVISHPGLLRERNEDSLVVGPWTLCATVTENPQTLIFPLGTPLVVAVADGLGGHPGGDVASALVVRRIASLGPALSSEVAVRDALNTCNRAVYQAAGGDEAGALSGMGSTVAGVVVQPDSVLAFNVGDSRVFAVSGDGLRQVSVDDSPPHPAGHTTSLVTQCLGGSPAYRAVQPHVMAESLTPGVRYLVCSDGLTDPVKEDVLEEVLREHDDGRAAFELWKAAIEAGGPDNITVAVVRVQEE
- a CDS encoding YbhN family protein, producing MSSLPLSDLPGPLPACPAPAPAPAPACAPTRSPFSPARLTRHALTLLPLLLIGAWAVADWRTFADGATRLASADPWWLLAGLFFTCMGWVAAACVRQGALPERLPPGLLLASQFAAGAANHVLPASIGAHAVTLRFLQNRGIPLARATASLALYSLVKPIAKTAVLLGFLVAFPELLHLGALVPDERTLLLVAAGVTVTLATAGTLAAAVRPLRRPLVCCVRAALTDARILHTRPSRVLALWVGAAATPLLQASVIASVGFALGLPLSWTQATLALLLASTAVGAVPAPGGIGPVDAALVFTMVTFGAPMSLAAATVIGYRVLTVWIPLLPGALVLSILVQRKVL
- the msrB gene encoding peptide-methionine (R)-S-oxide reductase MsrB, with protein sequence MSYDVEKPDEQWRTELTPAEYAVLRQAGTEPAFTGEYTNTKTTGVYSCRACGAELFTSTTKFESHCGWPSFYDPKDTDAVELIEDRSHGMARTEVRCARCGSHLGHVFEGEGYPTPTDQRYCINSISLRLTPDEG